From one Magnolia sinica isolate HGM2019 chromosome 18, MsV1, whole genome shotgun sequence genomic stretch:
- the LOC131232402 gene encoding uncharacterized protein LOC131232402, with protein MLDFIQGYGAQFSFSEPSILVASLVIELALICRIIESQEQDESLKKLRQRWDCEGMQDWHVSSDGGPRYRGRICFLKVPELKQAILDEAHRSCFTVHPSSTKMYRDVRRQYWWENMKRDIAEYVAKCLTCKQVKAEHRKPPVDRLTKSSRFLPICVNNSVDDLAKLYIQEIVHAYGIPREIVSNSTPCSPPPSGRGCKKS; from the exons ATGTTGGATTTCATTCAAGGTTATGGCGCGCAATTTTCTTTCAGTGAACCGAGTATACTAGTAGCTTCATTGGTCATAGAACTAGCATTGATTTGTCGCATCATTGAATCTCAGGAACAGGATGAATCACTAAAGAAGTTGAGGCAAAGGTGGGATTGTGAAGGAATGCAGGACTGGCACGTTAGCTCGGACGGCGGACCGAGATACCGAGGCCGTATTTGCTTTCTGAAGGTGCCCGAATTGAAGCAAGCAATACTGGACGAAGCACATAGATCTTGTTTCACCGTTCACCctagtagtacaaagatgtatcgggatGTCAGACGTCAGTACTGGTGGGAAAATATGAAGCGTGATATTGCAGAATACGTTGCCAAGTGCCTCACCTGCAAGCAAGTAAAGGCAGAACACCGCAAGCCACCAG TTGACAGGCTGACCAAGTCATCTCGGTTCCTCCCTATATGTGTGAATAATTCAGTTGACGACTTGGCTAAATTATATATCCAGGAGATTGTTCATGCTTATGGCATTCCTCGGGAAATCGTGTCTAACAGCACACCATGTTCACCTCCACCTTCTGGAAGAGGCTGCAAGAAGAGTTAG